The proteins below are encoded in one region of Zerene cesonia ecotype Mississippi chromosome 10, Zerene_cesonia_1.1, whole genome shotgun sequence:
- the LOC119829743 gene encoding agrin-like isoform X1: MMFAKSISLVILIISTTLGCYLFPNDVPDPCRGVSCGPGELCRPAADGRSYTCECPASCPSYGDHEGARPLCASDAHDYNGDCEMRRAACETNANITFKYFGKCDPCAGVTCPDPEVCQLDEKRSPSCRCAEPCPLEFSPVCASDGKTYSNECQMHRESCRARKQLKIIFKGQCSSGVNPCAEVECRYGAECRVEGSGAVCACPPPCEPVLRPVCGSDARTHDSECELRRAACLLGRELKVLHAGACGSNGVCADRVCPHGGECVAAGARGVCRCPRCSNEFAPVCGSDGISYGNRCKLQLEACRHRRDVQVLYDGPCNGCENKKCEFYAVCESDGVSEASCVCPKHCEEGTETEEVCSNDNQTFSSVCSLRDKACREKKRIYVKHMGSCESCHNVQCPNGMWCSRGKCACTGACEGAPREPVCSDAGRTFQNECALLQAACEARMRGETQIRVAYYGECTETVDNNDAVANRTSKPGDNANEISGIESSGSGAVCARVQCAYEATCAVDGGGQPRCACLFDCAAASAGAPVCASDLRLYPTLCHMKLEACRRQEDLRLRPLALCRGLEFRPCGDDEPLTDPGGRMMDCGGGPHRKDCPAGSYCHHTAKAATCCKKDKGVVDKKDCQESWYGCCSDGATAAKGPGGAGCPSQCGCHRLGSETEQCDSEGQCVCRPGVGGQKCDRCEPGYWGLPRIGTGHAGCIPCGCSAFGSVREDCEQMTGRCVCKPGIQGQKCTVCSNHEHTLGPNGCFDPESTQLPATNCDHMTCYFGAYCVVRSGLATCECATIECSGKDQNAVCGSDGRTYLSTCHLRTHACRTQSDTVVQAFGPCGDSPTVRRENMRTIHSVVIKNEMSSGCSKKTQDRTVLEYDEYEEEQFGANDVDYEYPIIYDEYFYEHENGLYSAPLFDGRATMTARMLLPAKRFDIWAEVSAVCGRGTLMSASGVRDYLWLGIIDGKVEMRVDAGSGPLQLRSGKVNIDNKSKLWARRYKKDVVLNVGSVTARGTTQGRMTSVDVEPFIHIGHPPLNDSVLSSFGMSGFVGCVHRLRVNGREVIPPSRGLAVASHGLRACTPQNLADLVCP; this comes from the exons ATGATGTTTGCTAAGTCGATTAGcttagtaatattaataatatctacaACTCTGGGTTGTTATTTGTTTCCTAACG ACGTGCCGGATCCGTGCCGGGGTGTGAGTTGCGGGCCCGGTGAGCTATGCCGGCCTGCGGCGGATGGCCGCAGCTACACGTGTGAGTGCCCAGCTTCGTGCCCCAGCTATGGGGACCATGAGGGCGCGCGGCCATTGTGCGCTAGCGATGCACACGATTACAATGGCGATTGTGAAATGCGGCGTGCGGCCTGCGAGACCAATGCGAATATTACGTTCAAATACTTTGGCAAGTGTG ATCCATGTGCAGGTGTAACTTGCCCCGACCCAGAAGTTTGTCAATTAGATGAAAAAAGATCACCATCTTGTCGTTGCGCCGAACCCTGTCCATTAGAATTCTCACCAGTGTGTGCATCTGATGGGAAAACTTATTCTAACGAGTGTCAGATGCATAGAGAGTCATGCCGTGCTAGGAAACAGTTGAAGATCATTTTTAAAGGACAGTGTAGTTCTG GTGTAAACCCGTGTGCGGAGGTCGAATGTCGTTACGGCGCTGAGTGTCGCGTAGAAGGCAGTGGCGCAGTGTGCGCGTGCCCGCCGCCGTGCGAGCCCGTATTGCGGCCCGTGTGCGGGTCGGACGCGCGCACGCACGATAGCGAGTGCGAACTGCGCCGCGCCGCCTGTCTACTGGGGAGGGAGTTGAAGGTGCTCCATGCGGGTGCTTGTG GGTCGAACGGTGTGTGCGCGGACCGCGTGTGCCCGCACGGGGGCGAGTGCGtggcggcgggcgcgcgcggcgTGTGCCGCTGCCCGCGCTGCTCCAACGAGTTCGCGCCCGTGTGCGGCTCCGACGGCATCTCGTACGGGAACCGCTGCAAGCTGCAGCTCGAGGCGTGCCGCCATCGCCGCGACGTGCAAGTTCTGTACGATGGGCCCTGCA ATGggtgtgaaaataaaaaatgcgaaTTTTATGCGGTCTGTGAAAGTGACGGAGTATCAGAAGCAAGTTGTGTTTGTCCCAAGCATTGTGAAGAAGGAACT gaAACAGAAGAGGTTTGCAGTAACGACAACCAAACCTTCAGCAGCGTGTGTTCTCTACGGGATAAAGCCTGCCGCGAAAAGAAACGAATTTATGTGAAACATATGGGGTCGTGTG AATCGTGTCACAATGTCCAATGTCCCAATGGCATGTGGTGCTCCCGCGGCAAGTGCGCGTGCACGGGCGCCTGCGAGGGCGCGCCCCGCGAGCCGGTGTGTTCCGACGCTGGGAGAACATTCCAGAACGAGTGTGCGCTCTTGCAAGCCGCGTGTGAGGCTAGGATGAGGGGCGAGACGCAGATCCGGGTCGCGTACTATGGGGAATGTACAGAAACTGTTGATAATAATGATGCAG TAGCAAACAGAACATCCAAACCGGGTGATAACGCGAACGAAATAAGCGGCATAGAGTCGAGCGGATCTGGCGCCGTATGCGCGAGAGTGCAGTGCGCGTACGAAGCGACGTGCGCGGTGGACGGCGGCGGCCAGCCGCGCTGCGCGTGTCTGTTTGACTGTGCGGCCGCCAGCGCCGGCGCTCCGGTGTGCGCCTCCGACTTGAGATTGTACCCCACTCTGTGCCATATGAAGCTGGAAGCTTGCAGGCGCCAGGAGGATTTGAGGCTGCGGCCGTTAGCCCTGTGTCGGGGCTTAGag ttccgGCCGTGTGGTGATGACGAACCATTAACAGACCCAGGAGGTCGCATGATGGATTGTGGCGGCGGTCCTCATCGCAAAGATTGCCCTGCTGGAAGCTACTGTCATCACACTGCTAAGGCGGCCACTTGTTGCAAAAAAG ACAAAGGAGTAGTAGACAAGAAGGACTGTCAAGAATCCTGGTACGGGTGTTGTTCCGACGGCGCCACTGCCGCCAAAGGTCCCGGGGGGGCCGGGTGTCCCTCCCAGTGCGGCTGCCACCGGCTCGGCTCGGAGACCGAACAGTGTGACAGTGAGGGCCAGTGCGTGTGCCGCCCCGGGGTGGGCGGGCAGAAGTGTGACCGCTGCGAGCCGGGCTATTGGGGACTGCCGCGGATTGGCACGGGACACGCTGGGTGTATAC cTTGTGGCTGTTCGGCATTCGGATCGGTGCGGGAAGACTGTGAGCAAATGACGGGACGGTGTGTCTGCAAGCCTGGTATACAGGGGCAGAAATGCACCGTTTGCTCCAATCACGAACATACACTTGGACCTAATGGATGTTTTGATC CGGAGTCGACTCAACTCCCGGCAACAAATTGCGACCACATGACCTGCTATTTCGGGGCATATTGTGTGGTGCGAAGCGGCCTCGCAACTTGCGAGTGTGCGACCATAGAGTGCTCTGGCAAAGATCAGAATGCTGTTTGCGGCAGTGACGGTCGAACCTACCTGTCCACTTGCCACCTGCGAACTCACGCGTGTAGAACACAATCCGATACAGTGGTGCAAGCTTTCGGACCTTGCGGTGACTCACCCACCGTTCGGCGAG AGAATATGCGTACGATACACAGTGTGGTGATAAAAAACGAAATGAGCAGCGGTTGTAGTAAAAAAACGCAAGATAGGACGGTTCTCGAATATGACGAATACGAGGAGGAACAATTCGGCGCGAACGACGTTGATTACGAGTATCCCATAATATACGACGAGTATTTCTACGAACACGAGAACGGGTTGTATTCAGCTCCATTGTTCGATGGGCGGGCCACAATGACAGCCCGCATGTTATTACCGGCTAAACGATTCGATATTTGGGCAGAAGTCTCCGCCGTCTGCGGCCGAGGCACGCTAATGAGTGCTTCGGGAGTGAGGGATTATTTATGGTTGGGAATTATCGACGGCAAGGTCGAGATGCGCGTGGACGCCGGCAGCGGCCCGTTGCAGCTGCGTTCTGGGAAAGTGAATATCGATAACAAATCTAAATTATGGGCAAGGAGGTATAAGAAGGATGTAGTGTTGAATGTTGGGAGTGTTACTGCGAGAGGGACTACGCAAGGCAGAATGACGTCAGTGGATGTGGAACCGTTTATACATATTGGACATCCGCCGCTTAATGACTCTGT GCTATCAAGCTTTGGGATGTCCGGGTTTGTGGGCTGCGTCCACCGCTTGCGTGTAAACGGGCGTGAAGTCATCCCGCCGTCGCGCGGCCTGGCCGTCGCGTCGCACGGCTTGCGAGCGTGCACGCCGCAAAATTTAGCGGACTTGGTCTGCCCTTGA
- the LOC119829743 gene encoding agrin-like isoform X3 yields MRRAACETNANITFKYFGKCDPCAGVTCPDPEVCQLDEKRSPSCRCAEPCPLEFSPVCASDGKTYSNECQMHRESCRARKQLKIIFKGQCSSGVNPCAEVECRYGAECRVEGSGAVCACPPPCEPVLRPVCGSDARTHDSECELRRAACLLGRELKVLHAGACGSNGVCADRVCPHGGECVAAGARGVCRCPRCSNEFAPVCGSDGISYGNRCKLQLEACRHRRDVQVLYDGPCNGCENKKCEFYAVCESDGVSEASCVCPKHCEEGTETEEVCSNDNQTFSSVCSLRDKACREKKRIYVKHMGSCESCHNVQCPNGMWCSRGKCACTGACEGAPREPVCSDAGRTFQNECALLQAACEARMRGETQIRVAYYGECTETVDNNDAVANRTSKPGDNANEISGIESSGSGAVCARVQCAYEATCAVDGGGQPRCACLFDCAAASAGAPVCASDLRLYPTLCHMKLEACRRQEDLRLRPLALCRGLEFRPCGDDEPLTDPGGRMMDCGGGPHRKDCPAGSYCHHTAKAATCCKKDKGVVDKKDCQESWYGCCSDGATAAKGPGGAGCPSQCGCHRLGSETEQCDSEGQCVCRPGVGGQKCDRCEPGYWGLPRIGTGHAGCIPCGCSAFGSVREDCEQMTGRCVCKPGIQGQKCTVCSNHEHTLGPNGCFDPESTQLPATNCDHMTCYFGAYCVVRSGLATCECATIECSGKDQNAVCGSDGRTYLSTCHLRTHACRTQSDTVVQAFGPCGDSPTVRRENMRTIHSVVIKNEMSSGCSKKTQDRTVLEYDEYEEEQFGANDVDYEYPIIYDEYFYEHENGLYSAPLFDGRATMTARMLLPAKRFDIWAEVSAVCGRGTLMSASGVRDYLWLGIIDGKVEMRVDAGSGPLQLRSGKVNIDNKSKLWARRYKKDVVLNVGSVTARGTTQGRMTSVDVEPFIHIGHPPLNDSVLSSFGMSGFVGCVHRLRVNGREVIPPSRGLAVASHGLRACTPQNLADLVCP; encoded by the exons ATGCGGCGTGCGGCCTGCGAGACCAATGCGAATATTACGTTCAAATACTTTGGCAAGTGTG ATCCATGTGCAGGTGTAACTTGCCCCGACCCAGAAGTTTGTCAATTAGATGAAAAAAGATCACCATCTTGTCGTTGCGCCGAACCCTGTCCATTAGAATTCTCACCAGTGTGTGCATCTGATGGGAAAACTTATTCTAACGAGTGTCAGATGCATAGAGAGTCATGCCGTGCTAGGAAACAGTTGAAGATCATTTTTAAAGGACAGTGTAGTTCTG GTGTAAACCCGTGTGCGGAGGTCGAATGTCGTTACGGCGCTGAGTGTCGCGTAGAAGGCAGTGGCGCAGTGTGCGCGTGCCCGCCGCCGTGCGAGCCCGTATTGCGGCCCGTGTGCGGGTCGGACGCGCGCACGCACGATAGCGAGTGCGAACTGCGCCGCGCCGCCTGTCTACTGGGGAGGGAGTTGAAGGTGCTCCATGCGGGTGCTTGTG GGTCGAACGGTGTGTGCGCGGACCGCGTGTGCCCGCACGGGGGCGAGTGCGtggcggcgggcgcgcgcggcgTGTGCCGCTGCCCGCGCTGCTCCAACGAGTTCGCGCCCGTGTGCGGCTCCGACGGCATCTCGTACGGGAACCGCTGCAAGCTGCAGCTCGAGGCGTGCCGCCATCGCCGCGACGTGCAAGTTCTGTACGATGGGCCCTGCA ATGggtgtgaaaataaaaaatgcgaaTTTTATGCGGTCTGTGAAAGTGACGGAGTATCAGAAGCAAGTTGTGTTTGTCCCAAGCATTGTGAAGAAGGAACT gaAACAGAAGAGGTTTGCAGTAACGACAACCAAACCTTCAGCAGCGTGTGTTCTCTACGGGATAAAGCCTGCCGCGAAAAGAAACGAATTTATGTGAAACATATGGGGTCGTGTG AATCGTGTCACAATGTCCAATGTCCCAATGGCATGTGGTGCTCCCGCGGCAAGTGCGCGTGCACGGGCGCCTGCGAGGGCGCGCCCCGCGAGCCGGTGTGTTCCGACGCTGGGAGAACATTCCAGAACGAGTGTGCGCTCTTGCAAGCCGCGTGTGAGGCTAGGATGAGGGGCGAGACGCAGATCCGGGTCGCGTACTATGGGGAATGTACAGAAACTGTTGATAATAATGATGCAG TAGCAAACAGAACATCCAAACCGGGTGATAACGCGAACGAAATAAGCGGCATAGAGTCGAGCGGATCTGGCGCCGTATGCGCGAGAGTGCAGTGCGCGTACGAAGCGACGTGCGCGGTGGACGGCGGCGGCCAGCCGCGCTGCGCGTGTCTGTTTGACTGTGCGGCCGCCAGCGCCGGCGCTCCGGTGTGCGCCTCCGACTTGAGATTGTACCCCACTCTGTGCCATATGAAGCTGGAAGCTTGCAGGCGCCAGGAGGATTTGAGGCTGCGGCCGTTAGCCCTGTGTCGGGGCTTAGag ttccgGCCGTGTGGTGATGACGAACCATTAACAGACCCAGGAGGTCGCATGATGGATTGTGGCGGCGGTCCTCATCGCAAAGATTGCCCTGCTGGAAGCTACTGTCATCACACTGCTAAGGCGGCCACTTGTTGCAAAAAAG ACAAAGGAGTAGTAGACAAGAAGGACTGTCAAGAATCCTGGTACGGGTGTTGTTCCGACGGCGCCACTGCCGCCAAAGGTCCCGGGGGGGCCGGGTGTCCCTCCCAGTGCGGCTGCCACCGGCTCGGCTCGGAGACCGAACAGTGTGACAGTGAGGGCCAGTGCGTGTGCCGCCCCGGGGTGGGCGGGCAGAAGTGTGACCGCTGCGAGCCGGGCTATTGGGGACTGCCGCGGATTGGCACGGGACACGCTGGGTGTATAC cTTGTGGCTGTTCGGCATTCGGATCGGTGCGGGAAGACTGTGAGCAAATGACGGGACGGTGTGTCTGCAAGCCTGGTATACAGGGGCAGAAATGCACCGTTTGCTCCAATCACGAACATACACTTGGACCTAATGGATGTTTTGATC CGGAGTCGACTCAACTCCCGGCAACAAATTGCGACCACATGACCTGCTATTTCGGGGCATATTGTGTGGTGCGAAGCGGCCTCGCAACTTGCGAGTGTGCGACCATAGAGTGCTCTGGCAAAGATCAGAATGCTGTTTGCGGCAGTGACGGTCGAACCTACCTGTCCACTTGCCACCTGCGAACTCACGCGTGTAGAACACAATCCGATACAGTGGTGCAAGCTTTCGGACCTTGCGGTGACTCACCCACCGTTCGGCGAG AGAATATGCGTACGATACACAGTGTGGTGATAAAAAACGAAATGAGCAGCGGTTGTAGTAAAAAAACGCAAGATAGGACGGTTCTCGAATATGACGAATACGAGGAGGAACAATTCGGCGCGAACGACGTTGATTACGAGTATCCCATAATATACGACGAGTATTTCTACGAACACGAGAACGGGTTGTATTCAGCTCCATTGTTCGATGGGCGGGCCACAATGACAGCCCGCATGTTATTACCGGCTAAACGATTCGATATTTGGGCAGAAGTCTCCGCCGTCTGCGGCCGAGGCACGCTAATGAGTGCTTCGGGAGTGAGGGATTATTTATGGTTGGGAATTATCGACGGCAAGGTCGAGATGCGCGTGGACGCCGGCAGCGGCCCGTTGCAGCTGCGTTCTGGGAAAGTGAATATCGATAACAAATCTAAATTATGGGCAAGGAGGTATAAGAAGGATGTAGTGTTGAATGTTGGGAGTGTTACTGCGAGAGGGACTACGCAAGGCAGAATGACGTCAGTGGATGTGGAACCGTTTATACATATTGGACATCCGCCGCTTAATGACTCTGT GCTATCAAGCTTTGGGATGTCCGGGTTTGTGGGCTGCGTCCACCGCTTGCGTGTAAACGGGCGTGAAGTCATCCCGCCGTCGCGCGGCCTGGCCGTCGCGTCGCACGGCTTGCGAGCGTGCACGCCGCAAAATTTAGCGGACTTGGTCTGCCCTTGA
- the LOC119829743 gene encoding agrin-like isoform X2 → MMFAKSISLVILIISTTLGCYLFPNDVPDPCRGVSCGPGELCRPAADGRSYTCECPASCPSYGDHEGARPLCASDAHDYNGDCEMRRAACETNANITFKYFGKCDPCAGVTCPDPEVCQLDEKRSPSCRCAEPCPLEFSPVCASDGKTYSNECQMHRESCRARKQLKIIFKGQCSSGVNPCAEVECRYGAECRVEGSGAVCACPPPCEPVLRPVCGSDARTHDSECELRRAACLLGRELKVLHAGACGSNGVCADRVCPHGGECVAAGARGVCRCPRCSNEFAPVCGSDGISYGNRCKLQLEACRHRRDVQVLYDGPCNGCENKKCEFYAVCESDGVSEASCVCPKHCEEGTETEEVCSNDNQTFSSVCSLRDKACREKKRIYVKHMGSCESCHNVQCPNGMWCSRGKCACTGACEGAPREPVCSDAGRTFQNECALLQAACEARMRGETQIRVAYYGECTETVDNNDAANRTSKPGDNANEISGIESSGSGAVCARVQCAYEATCAVDGGGQPRCACLFDCAAASAGAPVCASDLRLYPTLCHMKLEACRRQEDLRLRPLALCRGLEFRPCGDDEPLTDPGGRMMDCGGGPHRKDCPAGSYCHHTAKAATCCKKDKGVVDKKDCQESWYGCCSDGATAAKGPGGAGCPSQCGCHRLGSETEQCDSEGQCVCRPGVGGQKCDRCEPGYWGLPRIGTGHAGCIPCGCSAFGSVREDCEQMTGRCVCKPGIQGQKCTVCSNHEHTLGPNGCFDPESTQLPATNCDHMTCYFGAYCVVRSGLATCECATIECSGKDQNAVCGSDGRTYLSTCHLRTHACRTQSDTVVQAFGPCGDSPTVRRENMRTIHSVVIKNEMSSGCSKKTQDRTVLEYDEYEEEQFGANDVDYEYPIIYDEYFYEHENGLYSAPLFDGRATMTARMLLPAKRFDIWAEVSAVCGRGTLMSASGVRDYLWLGIIDGKVEMRVDAGSGPLQLRSGKVNIDNKSKLWARRYKKDVVLNVGSVTARGTTQGRMTSVDVEPFIHIGHPPLNDSVLSSFGMSGFVGCVHRLRVNGREVIPPSRGLAVASHGLRACTPQNLADLVCP, encoded by the exons ATGATGTTTGCTAAGTCGATTAGcttagtaatattaataatatctacaACTCTGGGTTGTTATTTGTTTCCTAACG ACGTGCCGGATCCGTGCCGGGGTGTGAGTTGCGGGCCCGGTGAGCTATGCCGGCCTGCGGCGGATGGCCGCAGCTACACGTGTGAGTGCCCAGCTTCGTGCCCCAGCTATGGGGACCATGAGGGCGCGCGGCCATTGTGCGCTAGCGATGCACACGATTACAATGGCGATTGTGAAATGCGGCGTGCGGCCTGCGAGACCAATGCGAATATTACGTTCAAATACTTTGGCAAGTGTG ATCCATGTGCAGGTGTAACTTGCCCCGACCCAGAAGTTTGTCAATTAGATGAAAAAAGATCACCATCTTGTCGTTGCGCCGAACCCTGTCCATTAGAATTCTCACCAGTGTGTGCATCTGATGGGAAAACTTATTCTAACGAGTGTCAGATGCATAGAGAGTCATGCCGTGCTAGGAAACAGTTGAAGATCATTTTTAAAGGACAGTGTAGTTCTG GTGTAAACCCGTGTGCGGAGGTCGAATGTCGTTACGGCGCTGAGTGTCGCGTAGAAGGCAGTGGCGCAGTGTGCGCGTGCCCGCCGCCGTGCGAGCCCGTATTGCGGCCCGTGTGCGGGTCGGACGCGCGCACGCACGATAGCGAGTGCGAACTGCGCCGCGCCGCCTGTCTACTGGGGAGGGAGTTGAAGGTGCTCCATGCGGGTGCTTGTG GGTCGAACGGTGTGTGCGCGGACCGCGTGTGCCCGCACGGGGGCGAGTGCGtggcggcgggcgcgcgcggcgTGTGCCGCTGCCCGCGCTGCTCCAACGAGTTCGCGCCCGTGTGCGGCTCCGACGGCATCTCGTACGGGAACCGCTGCAAGCTGCAGCTCGAGGCGTGCCGCCATCGCCGCGACGTGCAAGTTCTGTACGATGGGCCCTGCA ATGggtgtgaaaataaaaaatgcgaaTTTTATGCGGTCTGTGAAAGTGACGGAGTATCAGAAGCAAGTTGTGTTTGTCCCAAGCATTGTGAAGAAGGAACT gaAACAGAAGAGGTTTGCAGTAACGACAACCAAACCTTCAGCAGCGTGTGTTCTCTACGGGATAAAGCCTGCCGCGAAAAGAAACGAATTTATGTGAAACATATGGGGTCGTGTG AATCGTGTCACAATGTCCAATGTCCCAATGGCATGTGGTGCTCCCGCGGCAAGTGCGCGTGCACGGGCGCCTGCGAGGGCGCGCCCCGCGAGCCGGTGTGTTCCGACGCTGGGAGAACATTCCAGAACGAGTGTGCGCTCTTGCAAGCCGCGTGTGAGGCTAGGATGAGGGGCGAGACGCAGATCCGGGTCGCGTACTATGGGGAATGTACAGAAACTGTTGATAATAATGATGCAG CAAACAGAACATCCAAACCGGGTGATAACGCGAACGAAATAAGCGGCATAGAGTCGAGCGGATCTGGCGCCGTATGCGCGAGAGTGCAGTGCGCGTACGAAGCGACGTGCGCGGTGGACGGCGGCGGCCAGCCGCGCTGCGCGTGTCTGTTTGACTGTGCGGCCGCCAGCGCCGGCGCTCCGGTGTGCGCCTCCGACTTGAGATTGTACCCCACTCTGTGCCATATGAAGCTGGAAGCTTGCAGGCGCCAGGAGGATTTGAGGCTGCGGCCGTTAGCCCTGTGTCGGGGCTTAGag ttccgGCCGTGTGGTGATGACGAACCATTAACAGACCCAGGAGGTCGCATGATGGATTGTGGCGGCGGTCCTCATCGCAAAGATTGCCCTGCTGGAAGCTACTGTCATCACACTGCTAAGGCGGCCACTTGTTGCAAAAAAG ACAAAGGAGTAGTAGACAAGAAGGACTGTCAAGAATCCTGGTACGGGTGTTGTTCCGACGGCGCCACTGCCGCCAAAGGTCCCGGGGGGGCCGGGTGTCCCTCCCAGTGCGGCTGCCACCGGCTCGGCTCGGAGACCGAACAGTGTGACAGTGAGGGCCAGTGCGTGTGCCGCCCCGGGGTGGGCGGGCAGAAGTGTGACCGCTGCGAGCCGGGCTATTGGGGACTGCCGCGGATTGGCACGGGACACGCTGGGTGTATAC cTTGTGGCTGTTCGGCATTCGGATCGGTGCGGGAAGACTGTGAGCAAATGACGGGACGGTGTGTCTGCAAGCCTGGTATACAGGGGCAGAAATGCACCGTTTGCTCCAATCACGAACATACACTTGGACCTAATGGATGTTTTGATC CGGAGTCGACTCAACTCCCGGCAACAAATTGCGACCACATGACCTGCTATTTCGGGGCATATTGTGTGGTGCGAAGCGGCCTCGCAACTTGCGAGTGTGCGACCATAGAGTGCTCTGGCAAAGATCAGAATGCTGTTTGCGGCAGTGACGGTCGAACCTACCTGTCCACTTGCCACCTGCGAACTCACGCGTGTAGAACACAATCCGATACAGTGGTGCAAGCTTTCGGACCTTGCGGTGACTCACCCACCGTTCGGCGAG AGAATATGCGTACGATACACAGTGTGGTGATAAAAAACGAAATGAGCAGCGGTTGTAGTAAAAAAACGCAAGATAGGACGGTTCTCGAATATGACGAATACGAGGAGGAACAATTCGGCGCGAACGACGTTGATTACGAGTATCCCATAATATACGACGAGTATTTCTACGAACACGAGAACGGGTTGTATTCAGCTCCATTGTTCGATGGGCGGGCCACAATGACAGCCCGCATGTTATTACCGGCTAAACGATTCGATATTTGGGCAGAAGTCTCCGCCGTCTGCGGCCGAGGCACGCTAATGAGTGCTTCGGGAGTGAGGGATTATTTATGGTTGGGAATTATCGACGGCAAGGTCGAGATGCGCGTGGACGCCGGCAGCGGCCCGTTGCAGCTGCGTTCTGGGAAAGTGAATATCGATAACAAATCTAAATTATGGGCAAGGAGGTATAAGAAGGATGTAGTGTTGAATGTTGGGAGTGTTACTGCGAGAGGGACTACGCAAGGCAGAATGACGTCAGTGGATGTGGAACCGTTTATACATATTGGACATCCGCCGCTTAATGACTCTGT GCTATCAAGCTTTGGGATGTCCGGGTTTGTGGGCTGCGTCCACCGCTTGCGTGTAAACGGGCGTGAAGTCATCCCGCCGTCGCGCGGCCTGGCCGTCGCGTCGCACGGCTTGCGAGCGTGCACGCCGCAAAATTTAGCGGACTTGGTCTGCCCTTGA